From the genome of bacterium:
CTGCCCGACGATGGTCACATGCCCCAGCGGAGCCATGGCGCCGGAGAGAATCTCCGCCGCGGAAGCCGTCGAGCCATCCACGAGCACGACCGTCTTGAAGGGAAACAGGACTTCTGGACCCGCGATCTGGCGTGAGCGCGTCGACGCGGGTTCGCCGTCGCGATTGACCACCCGCAGGATCAGCTGGCGCGACAGAAAGAGATCGGCCAGATGCGAGGCCGCCGTCATGCTGCCTCCGGTATTCCCGCGCAGATCGAGCACGAGCCCGTCCAGGTTTCCCAGGGCGTTGGTCTTCTCGGCGAACTCGACGGCGGTGTTTCGGCTCACCTGGAAGATGCGTGAGTAGCCGATCCGGTCACTCAGCTTCTTCGTCTCTACACTGGGAACCACGACCTCGCCGCGCGTAATGGTGATCTCGAGTTCTTCCTTTTCCTCACCGCGTCGCACGCCCAGAACGATCTGCGTATCAACCTCGCCGCGAATCCGATCGACGGCCTCGTGCAGGCTGAGAGGTTGGGTGGGATCGCCGTCCACGGTGATGATCGCATCGCCGTCTTTCAGGCCGCCGCGTTCCGCCGGGCTGTCGGGAAACACATGGATCGCAATCAGGTCGCCATCGCGCCGCCCGATCTGAGAGCCGATGCCAAATAGCTTTCCGGAAAACCGGATCTTGAAGTCATCGGTGCTGCGCCCAGAGAACACAGTGGAGTAGCGGTCCAGCGCGTTGAGCGCACCGCGCAGGCTGATCAGTTCGAGCGTCTCATCGGGCTTGATCTCTTCGCGGAGATTTCGAGCCACGAAGTGCAGCGCCCGCGCGAGCACGCGTCGGTACTGTTCGCGTTCGAAGGTGGGAGCAACCGGTACGGTCACCTTGGCTTCGCCAACCGTCAGGATGCCCTGCTGGTTCTCCTCATCGTCATCGAAGCGCACCGAGTCGAAGCGACTCTCGAGCGCGTCGAGCGAACCGACCAGAACCCGGCGGTCCAGGCGGTCGGGATACAAATACATG
Proteins encoded in this window:
- a CDS encoding S41 family peptidase, whose product is MLKLDLVALVSPSFPSPHLVWHRKAGVRSGRWSIALLCLLWILGGCAVRTLPVEEAATPLTSETFRRTLDMYLYPDRLDRRVLVGSLDALESRFDSVRFDDDEENQQGILTVGEAKVTVPVAPTFEREQYRRVLARALHFVARNLREEIKPDETLELISLRGALNALDRYSTVFSGRSTDDFKIRFSGKLFGIGSQIGRRDGDLIAIHVFPDSPAERGGLKDGDAIITVDGDPTQPLSLHEAVDRIRGEVDTQIVLGVRRGEEKEELEITITRGEVVVPSVETKKLSDRIGYSRIFQVSRNTAVEFAEKTNALGNLDGLVLDLRGNTGGSMTAASHLADLFLSRQLILRVVNRDGEPASTRSRQIAGPEVLFPFKTVVLVDGSTASAAEILSGAMAPLGHVTIVGQTTFGKGLIQQVIPLPDENLLKLTVAEYLLSGDRAIHGKGIEPDIVLYPVPDKSLGELADVPENALPYIRISGEDDTFPIDFSQRMLEIGNEAAIAETRISANKSINEQLEDFGVVWRSASSQLPSELGAALEVSATGADLVAGESSVLTLEVHNPNSFPVPDTWIALRAPATYVQNQLVSLGTLPA